Proteins encoded together in one Micromonospora kangleipakensis window:
- a CDS encoding response regulator transcription factor: MRVVVADDVMIVRAGLARLLAEAGMQVCGEAADAAELLRLVALTGPDVAVVDIRMPPTHRDEGLVAAREIRARHPATAVLVLSQYVAPRYASRLLADQPAGLGYLLKERVSDVAVLADAVQRVAAGGCVVDPAIVQRLLDAARPPSVAAGLTAREREVLALMAEGCSNAAIAMRLRIRERTVESVCAQIFAKLGLPPDPDVNRRVLAAIRVLRS, translated from the coding sequence GTGCGCGTAGTCGTGGCCGACGACGTGATGATCGTCCGCGCGGGGCTGGCGCGGCTGCTCGCCGAGGCGGGAATGCAGGTCTGTGGCGAGGCGGCCGACGCCGCGGAGCTGCTGCGCCTGGTCGCCCTCACCGGCCCCGACGTCGCCGTCGTCGACATCCGGATGCCACCCACCCACCGCGACGAGGGCCTCGTCGCGGCCCGCGAGATCCGCGCCCGCCACCCGGCGACCGCGGTGCTGGTGCTCAGCCAGTACGTCGCACCGCGGTACGCCTCCCGGCTCCTGGCGGACCAGCCTGCGGGCCTGGGCTACCTGCTCAAGGAGCGGGTCTCCGACGTTGCCGTCCTCGCCGACGCGGTGCAGCGGGTCGCCGCGGGCGGCTGCGTGGTCGACCCCGCCATCGTCCAGCGCCTGCTCGACGCCGCCCGCCCGCCTTCGGTCGCCGCCGGCCTCACCGCCCGCGAGCGCGAGGTGCTCGCGCTGATGGCCGAGGGCTGCTCCAACGCCGCGATCGCGATGCGCCTGCGGATCCGCGAGCGGACGGTCGAGTCCGTGTGCGCGCAGATCTTCGCCAAGCTCGGCCTGCCCCCGGACCCGGACGTCAACCGGCGCGTGCTGGCCGCCATCAGGGTGCTGCGGTCGTAG